One stretch of Candidatus Binataceae bacterium DNA includes these proteins:
- a CDS encoding MBL fold metallo-hydrolase produces MAIRMAAAVAALAVLGVVLGELISEAGPYQDATAPAEQLHPAAWPNGTLTIADLGHSTLLMDWYGVRVLSDPALFNRVGLSIGSMLTIGPRRHSAPPLAPAELQNLDVILITHAHMDHLDLPSLSALPRRAVVIACSGCADLIRPLGFTDVRELRWGQSTTVKGLSVTAMGAKHWGVRWPPFGRAYGYNSYLIARGGTRMLLACDSAYTPLFDALAADPPDVAAFSIAAYDPWIRHHANPEQVWAMFQQTRARYLVPIHWGTFRLSKEPMDAPMRRLLAAAGPEPGKVAIRQIGVAWSLPQPAPRTALRATGGACVSGRTDVLLNASK; encoded by the coding sequence ATGGCGATCCGGATGGCGGCGGCGGTCGCGGCCCTGGCGGTGCTCGGGGTTGTGCTCGGCGAATTGATCTCGGAGGCCGGTCCCTACCAGGACGCGACGGCGCCCGCGGAGCAGCTTCATCCGGCGGCATGGCCCAACGGCACGCTGACCATCGCGGACCTCGGCCATTCGACGCTCTTGATGGACTGGTACGGCGTGCGCGTGCTGAGCGATCCGGCGCTGTTCAACCGCGTCGGGCTGTCGATCGGCTCGATGCTGACAATCGGGCCGCGCCGGCATAGCGCGCCGCCGCTTGCGCCCGCAGAGCTGCAGAATCTCGATGTCATCCTGATCACCCACGCGCACATGGATCATCTCGATCTGCCGTCGCTGAGCGCACTGCCCCGACGCGCAGTCGTAATTGCATGCAGCGGATGCGCCGACCTGATTCGTCCATTGGGGTTTACCGACGTGCGCGAGCTTCGATGGGGCCAGAGCACGACGGTCAAGGGCCTGAGCGTGACAGCGATGGGCGCGAAGCACTGGGGAGTGCGATGGCCGCCGTTTGGCCGCGCATACGGCTACAACAGCTACCTGATCGCGCGCGGCGGCACGCGGATGCTGCTCGCGTGCGACAGCGCGTACACGCCTCTCTTCGACGCGCTCGCGGCCGACCCGCCCGACGTCGCGGCGTTCTCGATCGCGGCCTACGACCCCTGGATTCGCCATCACGCCAACCCCGAGCAGGTGTGGGCGATGTTCCAGCAGACCCGCGCACGCTACCTGGTGCCGATTCATTGGGGCACCTTCCGGCTCTCGAAGGAACCGATGGATGCACCGATGCGCCGACTGTTGGCGGCGGCGGGGCCCGAACCCGGCAAAGTCGCGATTCGCCAAATCGGTGTCGCCTGGAGCCTGCCGCAGCCGGCGCCGCGGACCGCTCTTCGAGCCACCGGCGGGGCTTGCGTTTCGGGTAGAACGGACGTTCTGTTGAATGCGTCAAAATGA